A window of Parambassis ranga chromosome 18, fParRan2.1, whole genome shotgun sequence genomic DNA:
CACGTGCCTCTGTTTGAGGTGctgaaataatcaaagaaaacatcttgaaGTTAAAATTgaccaggctgtgggcatcaagtgaagaaAGAGGCTATAATCCCTattttactgtgtattttaactgataaaactagctgacaggACGCAAAATATTCCTACTTAAATGATAATCAGCTCATCAATTAAGGATGAACCTATGATTAGATTAGAAAAACACAGTatgacaccttcactcttcatcgcCACCCAAAATAAATGGTACCTAAAGAGCAAACTCAAATTAATggataaaataaatgtatagcCTAGCCTTACACATGACCTAAATCCTGTTTGTCTGGCACTGGTAAAGCTGCTgttcttttaaatgttttatacaAATGTTTCTAAATCCTGTCCTGTCACATGTCATTTGTGACAGCGTCAACtttctgctgtgctgctttgctGCATCTGCCCCTCAGAACGTGCATCTTGAGGTATTTCCTGAActttgtgtctctgactccatagATAATGGGGCTCAGAAATCGAGGCAGGATGTAGACAATCAGGTAGTTTGCAAATCGTATTTCGAGGATTTTTCCCGGGAAGATGATGTGCAGGATGATCTCCACGCTGGGAGAGATGTATGAGAGCATGCACATGGCCAGCTGGGCCCCGTGCAGCAGGATGGTGTTCCTGGCTTTCTGTGCCGATGCCCTCTCTGTGGAGAGGGCCCTGGCTGCAAACAGGATCTTTAAGTAGGTGAAAAGCAGAATCAGAAACACGCAGGAGAAGTAGATGATGTCAAAGGCAAGCCTTTTGTATGCCAGGACTGGGTCTTTGAACACATTCTGGCGCAAGCAGAACACAGACTCATGGAAGAAACTTAGGGACTCAGTCGCCAGCGTCACAAATAAATCTGTAATATCCGGAGCTGCACATATGAACCAAATCAGCCCGATGACGATGTACGTCCTCCTCACAGTGCAGATCTGGTTGTGCCGTAAAGGTTCACAAATAGCAATGTAGCGCTCTATGGCCATGCTGGCTAAGTTGACAGGAGTGTTCCTGGTGGTAAAGACCGCCATCAGGAtgaagaagcagcagaaagATACGTTTATCTTGTAGAAGATGTAGCTGAGGACGAAAAGTGTGATAGTGACGGTCAGCTGGATGCCGTCATTGATCACCATGTGGATAAAGAGGATGTAACGAGGGTCTTCATAAAAGGTCTGGAGGAAGACAGAAGGGGAGAGAAGACGGAGATTTTAGTAAGTAGCTGTGGAATAATGTACACTTTAACCCCTTCAGGGTGTGGAAGCTCTTCTGCTTTGGATCCCAGGCCCAGTGGATATGATGAACATTATCTTGAAACCAACATGCATGTTCTGTTCATTCTcatcatataaataaatcattgaACTTTTTAGTCAAGAACTATTAAATAGGAAAAATTGCATTTCCCCAGTGTTGGAGGCAGATTACAGTTTACAATggtgaggggggaaaaagagtgtgtgtgtgtgtgtgtgtgtgtgtgtgtgtgtgtgtgtgtgtctgtgtgtgtctgtgtgtgtgtgtgtgtgccgaccTGGTGTTTAAAGAAGGTAGCCACCAAGGTGCTATTGATGTAACTAAGGGTGAGCCACACCAGAACCACGATCAGATTCTTCACAAACGCTGTGGTGAACGTATCTCTGACGAGCATGGTCTGAGCCGgagagaaggaaaaataaaaagttacTGTGCAGCAGAATAAAAAGTCTTCAGACACATCAGCAAACGGCCAGAAACACAAATCAGAAATCAGTTGAGGTGGATTTTAACTGCAGTAACACTAGTCATTCTTCTCTGGGACAAATATTCCTGGTAGTAGAGCTCCTCACTGACGGGGAAATCCATGTAGTAACAGTGGTAAGATAAGATGATGCTTCACCATACCTGAGAAGGGACAGTTGTGTTGACTGTGAGGCCTACAGATGAGCTCATGCTGCAGCAGGAACTGAAGCAGaccacacaacaaacacatgatgtCACTAATGATCCATATACAGTATACAGGTGCACACATTAACTTTCTTATCTGTAATTAATAAATGACATCTTTTACACCGGCAAAGAGGAaaacctgatataatgatgacTCCGACCTGCAAAATATTACATGACACCTCCAGATAAAAGAGCATTTACTGTTGAAAATGTTACGTCTTGCTTTGTAATCTTTTAACAAATGTAAATTATAATTTCAATATTTATCTAACAGATAAATTGCCGGAAGGAATGCTGACATACAAGCAAACATTTCTCCAACATACCCCTCCTGTTTACCTCAGTCCGACACAGAAGGCATGAAGCTTCAGGGGTTAACCTTTATAAACAGGACGTGTTAATCACAGAAGGgaaaatatgatgatgatgatgatgatgatgatgaggaggaggatggggcatagtttttttttttcatttgtctatcaatctaataaaaacaaaaatgtaagtCCCAACTTTGAAATACAAAAATGagaattaaatatttttgtgaGACATAACTTTTTTTTATGATTCAGAATCAGTCAGAAATACTGTATTCATATTAATTGCTTatattccaggtgctccatgcatgatcAGGAATAACAACAGGttagaaacataaaataaactaaGAAATCTAAACGATAACAAAAGCGTCAAGTCAAAAAATGGtggtcatatataatacaactggAATACCACATGCAAGTAAAATATTACAGCATTAAATAACAGCTAATATGGAAATAATTAATAGTGTTCGATccgattgtctgatctcagagggaggagtttaCATTAATTTGCATTTAATCTGTAAACTAATggttaaataatatttttatttgtgttataTCCCAATATGATTGATTATTGTTTAACTTCAGACAAAGGGCGTGCTTGTTTTCTGGGAAGCGAGGATGAAATGAGGGacgtcccgatcaggttttttttttccctcgagtctgagtcatttgattttcagtatctgccgataccgagtcctgatccgatacttttagggttctctacaaaggcgaatGGCAGCTCACTCAATGTGCTCATGTGTGCTGTCCTGCACCTTTGCACGAGGCGTATAAGTGCTGCTACTTTTGCCTGTTATTGCAAGAAAAActctcgacacacacacactcaggacgTAACGTCCGagtccgatcgagtctgaaatcacataATCGGAAATCAGGGCCCAATTTCTGATTATGTGATTGCATCAGGACATCCCTTGATGAACCCATCAAACATGGTTTCATCCTCAGGTGGCTGGAAATGGAAGCATGGGACCATCCTGTGGATAAAATCTGTTGGTCAAGTGGCAGTGTTGTTGCAGACTGGTGACGTTTGCTCTGTAACAGGAAacgtagtttttattttttataaatgtgCAGTGATTACCCCCTAGAGGATGAAACCCGTCATGTCAGGTGCCAGCATTCATCACCAAGTGCTGCCAACTTCGTTcttaatataataatgtaaaGTGGTCTAAAACTCAGTTTGGTGTACCaggctgtttgtttctgctctaaagttggacattttaatatggAGCTCTATGGGGATTGtctcacttttgaagccagaCCATAGTGGACAGTGGTGGTAAGCTGCCACTAAGCCTTATTTTacacaagcggcaaccttcggggctcaaagttgaagcccatgcggaagtgtcaaaacttgtaattcacgccgcaaccactgggggctggctccaaaagcgagtcatttcccatagactcccatgttaaaatgtccgacttcacagcagaaaaaaacatgtttacagcctggtacaaaaaaccactctggtctcagatgataggttctcttctagtgtcaattgtacgggaggtgaatttttttacaactcactcgtttcaattgtattctgacttaaaattacgcataattatgggcgttgccgcttgagtgacagacggttgacgtatcacaacgtgagtttcctgcttccacgatcgcccgcccccccctaaaccccgctcgtgccccccctttttgtccatatttggagttttggcggacgtgacgctgccaacatggcggcggtcatcaacgtcctggaacctcccactgagcctcaggacgtctcttcagaaacaaacgggtgacgtcacggaagctctgtccatagtttttactgtcaatgattttACACCATCAAATAATCTGTTCGCATGCATTATAAAATACTGAGCTCATTTTATAAATAGAAAACAAAGTTCATGCAGAGAAAACCAGCTTTCCACCCAAGAATCTGAACTCAAGTTGTTTATAAATTACTTTTTAATTACGTTCAATATAAATGATCATGATTAATATCGATGTCTATACAAAATGTGTTCCCTCATCTAATCCTGTGGTAGAGGCAGTGATCAGCGGGAGCCTGCAGTTTCTGAACAGGCTTCATGTTTCTGGGTTTTTAGGCCGGCTCACTGTAAAAAGCAGGTACCTCCTTACATACCTCCTGAACACCTGGTCTCGCAGGCCGTACACAATGGGACTAACGAAGCGTGGGAGGATCTCGACTATCACATAGCAAGCAAAACGTATTGCCAGGGATTGTTTGGGCATTAAGTTGATCAGACTCTGCTCAAACAGGGGCCTCACATAAGTAAGCATACATAACAGCACCTGGAAACCGTGCAGGAGAATTGTGTTTCTGGCCTTTTTAATGTCCACAGCTGCTCCTTTAGCAGCAAACAGAATCCTGAAGTAAGTGTGTAAAAGTGTGAGCCACACCAGGATGAGACAGATGATGTGTGACGCGTTCCTCTTCTTCAGGCTGTACTCGCTTCTAAACACCAAGTCTCTGGTACAGAAGACTGTGGAGTGAAAGAACTGCAGCGGTTCTGTAGCCAGCAGAATAAAGAGGTCTGGCAGGATGGAGAAGGCGCTTGTAGCCCAGATCAGACCGATCAGGATGTAGGTTTTTTTGACCGTGCAGATCTGCCCATGACGGAGGGGCATGCAGACGGCGATGTAGCACTCGATCGCCATGCCTGCCAGGTTCAGGGGTGTGTTTAAGGTGGCGGAAATGGTGAAGATGAGCAGGATGAGGCAGAGAGGCACAGAGATGGTGTACAGAGCGTAGCTGATAATGTGGAGCAGAGTCGACAGGAGCAGCTGTATCATGTCGTTTATCACCAGGTGGATGAAGAGAATGTAGCGAGGGTTCGAGTTAAAGATCTGCAGGAGAAGGAAAATTCATCAGAATCACAAACGaatcacaataaacacaaaaataatcacattatGTAGTAGTCATATAAAAGCTATTGCTGTTGTCTGAAGAGCATTGAGTCAAAATGACAGTGGGTCATTCTGTTATCAGTCTATATTCATTATAAAaggctttatttatttgtattgctGCTGGAGAGGTGAAACTGGTGTATCTTAAAAAGAAAAGCTCCGTTTTCCATGACAGAAATACTGAAGGCTCACATTCCTTTCATTTATTAAATGTATGTCAAAGGCTGAGATATAGTATCTGGGAGGAAGCATAAGTCTAAATATTAGATATTAGAAAACTGATATTTCCCATAGCTTATACAGCTCTAACTAAAAAAATGACTGTTCTCCACAGGAACATTGATACTGACCTGAGTGATAAAAAGAAATCCATAATGTCATCATCATAAACAAAATAatacacagaataaaaacacagactttgttGCATGAAAATGGGAAATAGCCAAACAGAATCCTTACACCCTGTGCAGTGTTATATCAGGTAAACCATATTCAATAATAAGACATTGAAGATAAAGACACCTGACAAAATGGACACTGCTCAGCTCAGTAAGAAGCTTTACATTGTAGTTATTGCTCAATATGTCTTATTAAATGCTGAACTTGGGAAAACTGCAGCAGATTTTTAGTTTAACTCTCAAATCCTAAAATGTGACAGATGTGTACCTATGGGCCGCTCAGTGTCGGTCTACACTCTCATTGTACTCCTTACATTTTGAAAACTAGACCACACCACAAGACTTGGGCTTGGCTCCTAGTGGGTTTCTACATTCATATATCATGTATAAAGTGTAAACATTACAGACAGACCTGGTGCTTTCTGAAGGTGTGGATCAGAGTGCCGTTGATGTAGTTGATGGAGATGCAGAGGGCTGTGACTATCACATTGTTGgtcacagctgaggaaaagTTGCTGCGCAGGTTGGCTACATCGACAGATGACAGATTCATGTCTGACTGAATCCTTTCTGTCTGaacaataatacaaataaactATTAACGGCATATAGTCAAGTATTGTCTGTCATTGACACATTCACAGCCCGTAGGtacagatatgtgtgtgtgctgcaacaCAAAAACTACTTTTATAAGGAAACAGCTGTGTTATTCATGACACATTTTGTATaacaacattatttatttacaataatTTGTAGTAAAATATCATCTGTCCAGCAGTAAGCTACAAACAGTCCACTTACCCAGCAGGAGATCACCTTACCCTGAGCTGGTATGGGTTATGAGTTTATATAGgcttctcactgtgtgtgtgtgtgtctgtctgtgtgtgtctgtgtgtgtctgtgtgtgtgtgtgtgcgtgctaaTTGGTGGAAATGATGgtgtattaaaataaaatacatttgatGATTCCACTGCATGTTCTCTGCAATTAGGTGTGAAAATAACTACAAATATTGTCATTAACTAAAAATGACTTGATCAATGTCAGAATATCAAAGTTGTATATTGTCCATTTCAAACTGAGTATAACTGTTGACCTTTTTTCCTGACTGGTTGAGCCTTTATTTGGCTAAAATGATGTGGTAATTATCTTGAACAGTGTCTGAAGCATGAAGGCCTGTAGAGTTGGGTTCACATACCTtatgttagattttttttttgcatacacAAAACATTATTAGCATTGAAGAACAATTTTCaataaatgaatataaaatggaaacattttacaggataagataaaataaggcaCGCTAAGATAAGattaattatatatttattatatacatttataaGATAAGTTAAAAAAGAATTTATTGTCATTgcacaataaaatacagtaaaatgcAGTAGTATAGTATATCAGGTCAAATTGAATGAcacaattaaacaaaaaaaaaacgaaacacAGCTGTAGACCTTGTGTGTTGACTGCGAATGTGGACGGCCTTTGAAATAAAGGGTATGGGTTTGGTGGTGTGTGATGGTGTTGACCTATTGTCTCCCAGAGATCAGGAGACAGGTGAGGTGAGGTATTTTAATATAGTTCTGTGGTGACAAAAGAGGGCATGCTGTCCCAGGCTGTGAGACCGTATAAATTAAAATGCTGTATTGCGGAGTAGTGGAAAGCCACCATTATTGTTTTCATGTAGGCTACTTCTCTTTAGAACTTGTAGGAAATgcaggcgctgctgtgccttttCACTGAATCTGCTGAAAAATGAATTGTTTTTCAAACAAGTGGTTTGGGTTCATGACCCCGGTATGACTATTGCTGCCTCCTGTTTTTGTGGTCCCTGTGGTTAGAAAGCTTGGATTAAA
This region includes:
- the LOC114451230 gene encoding odorant receptor 131-2-like, whose translation is MLVRDTFTTAFVKNLIVVLVWLTLSYINSTLVATFFKHQTFYEDPRYILFIHMVINDGIQLTVTITLFVLSYIFYKINVSFCCFFILMAVFTTRNTPVNLASMAIERYIAICEPLRHNQICTVRRTYIVIGLIWFICAAPDITDLFVTLATESLSFFHESVFCLRQNVFKDPVLAYKRLAFDIIYFSCVFLILLFTYLKILFAARALSTERASAQKARNTILLHGAQLAMCMLSYISPSVEIILHIIFPGKILEIRFANYLIVYILPRFLSPIIYGVRDTKFRKYLKMHVLRGRCSKAAQQKVDAVTNDM
- the LOC114451231 gene encoding odorant receptor 131-2-like, with amino-acid sequence MNLSSVDVANLRSNFSSAVTNNVIVTALCISINYINGTLIHTFRKHQIFNSNPRYILFIHLVINDMIQLLLSTLLHIISYALYTISVPLCLILLIFTISATLNTPLNLAGMAIECYIAVCMPLRHGQICTVKKTYILIGLIWATSAFSILPDLFILLATEPLQFFHSTVFCTRDLVFRSEYSLKKRNASHIICLILVWLTLLHTYFRILFAAKGAAVDIKKARNTILLHGFQVLLCMLTYVRPLFEQSLINLMPKQSLAIRFACYVIVEILPRFVSPIVYGLRDQVFRRYVRRYLLFTVSRPKNPET